In Mytilus trossulus isolate FHL-02 chromosome 6, PNRI_Mtr1.1.1.hap1, whole genome shotgun sequence, a single window of DNA contains:
- the LOC134723676 gene encoding guanylate cyclase soluble subunit beta-2-like, whose amino-acid sequence MIKYNKKVSISPESVIEVRPCAKSDSNENEEQSESDAVEEARASEIRSLCNHWKMFVVIIIPISAIIMLSGISLTRASRIQQSTSLAIENIDDNLKMSELIQHLQRERGMSTSFIGTSNVSSAILNKLHIMRQETNTSLNNIKWPYFGIFVMNSYWTKEDLLTSLAEHRRYVENRSIKILYNLDYYTTITHALLKYIVQSVTPSDSAAVQQMVVASEALLSLTDDIGIQRAIGTTFFTSCGWQSTEIETYYMTLHGRSSAFLDTAIHHHRNIETQLTQKIQNSAYLSYFADQYYSFELFKDYKNICSKTSQYERETKSIKWFSNMTIFIDIFFEIRQAINTDIQSFSEAIQIVAQFEFNLFLSTLIAVVTISAILFTSYVYFVAKMTGNLLKLAEKVKRKTEKLAKEKNKTDSLLYQMLPKQIVRNLKKGTSSMAELFNEVTIYFSDIVGFTQLGAESNPIEIVNLLNDLYSLLDECIDKYDVYKVETIGDSYMVASGVPTPNGKNHAPEIALMALQIRQEVKGYTISHMPGRTLQIRIGLNSGPCVAGCVGTKMPRYCLFGDTVNTASRMQSFGIGGKIHISSVTQEILSHNGNFITEFRGLIDVKGKGQMATYWLEKFQVGKHV is encoded by the exons atgataaaatataataaaaaagtcaGCATAAGTCCGGAGTCAGTGATAGAAGTTAGACCTTGCGCTAAAAGTGACAGTAACGAGAATGAAGAGCAAAGTGAAAGCGATGCAGTGGAGGAAGCAAGAGCGTCTGAAATCAGAAGTTTATGTAACCACTGGAAAATGTTTGTTGTGATCATCATTCCTATATCAGCAATAATAATGCTCTCTGGAATTTCATTAACTCGAGCATCTAGGATCCAACAAAGTACATCATTAGCTATAGAGAATATAGACGACAATTTGAAAATGAGTGAACTGATACAGCATCTACAACGAGAACGAGGCATGTCTACATCTTTCATTGGGACATCAAATGTATCATCCGCTATATTAAACAAGCTACATATAATGAGGCAAGAAACAAATACAAGTTTGAACAACATAAAATGGCCTTACTTTggtatttttgtaatgaatTCTTATTGGACGAAAGAAGATTTGCTAACATCATTAGCCGAGCATAGAAGGTATGTTGAGAATAGATCTATAAAGATCCTCTATAATTTAGACTATTATACTACAATTACTCATGCCTTGTTGAAGTATATAGTTCAATCTGTTACTCCATCGGATAGTGCAGCAGTACAACAGATGGTAGTGGCTAGTGAAGCTCTATTATCACTGACAGATGACATAGGCATCCAAAGAGCTATTGGGACGACATTTTTTACCTCTTGTGGATGGCAATCTACAGAAATAGAGACGTACTACATGACATTACATGGACGGTCATCAGCGTTTTTAGACACAGCAATACATCATCATAGGAACATTGAAACACAGTTAACACAAAAGATTCAAAATTCTGcttatttgtcatattttgccgatcaatattattcatttgaattgtttaaggattataaaaatatttgttccaaGACGTCACAATATGAGAGagaaacaaaaagtataaaatggTTCAGtaatatgacaatattcattgatatatttttcgAAATTCGACAAGCTATCAACACAGATATACAATCTTTTTCAGAAGCTATACAGATAGTTGCTCAGTTTGAGTTTAATCTCTTTCTATCTACTTTGATAGCTGTTGTAACAATTAGCGCTATTTTGTTTACTTCGTATGTGTACTTTGTTGCCAAAATGACAGGCAATTTATTAAAGTTAGCTGAGAAAGTTAAAAGGAAGACTGAAAAGCTGGCAAAAGAGAAGAACAAGACTGATTCTCTACTCTACCAGATGTTACCAAAACAAATTgttagaaatttgaaaaaagggaCGTCATCTATGGCGGAATTGTTCAATGAAGTGACAATATACTTTAGTGATATTGTAGGATTTACGCAACTAGGAGCTGAAAGTAACCCTATCGAAATTGTTAACTTGCTGAATGACTTATACAG TTTACTTGACGAATGCATAGATAAATATGATGTTTATAAAGTGGAAACGATTGGTGATTCTTACATGGTGGCCAGTGGGGTACCGACACCAAATGGAAAGAATCATGCACCGGAAATAGCATTAATGGCCTTGCAAATTCGACAGGAGGTCAAAGGGTATACTATTTCACACATGCCGGGTAGAACGCTTCAGATTAGGATAGGACTTAATTCAG GACCATGCGTTGCTGGATGTGTTGGCACTAAAATGCCAAGATATTGTCTGTTTGGTGACACAGTCAATACAGCATCTAGAATGCAGTCTTTCGGCATCG gtGGAAAGATACATATAAGTAGTGTTACGCAAGAAATCTTGAGCCATAATGGGAATTTTATAACAGAGTTCAGAGGTCTTATTGATGTAAAG GGAAAAGGACAAATGGCTACATATTGGTTGGAGAAATTCCAAGTTGGCAAACATGTGTAA
- the LOC134723674 gene encoding uncharacterized protein LOC134723674 — MHYILLLVLAALSCYAQEDQCDPNDGDCFREPFAGVMTGEDDHCPVEKMQATLDKDPEIKAEVEAAKLAIAHLTKPPVSPVDLGIPLCYKTYSILKVPPKIWIKNGGCYFHWYYVKSQITYVNCGHKQRCSNLPCSMLWSPSFCYPANFLSLKLYMFCPHLKPKYWYPYYVRLPQCCECRRTYCWWLQATQSPK, encoded by the exons ATGCATTATATTCTG CTTTTAGTGTTGGCGGCTTTATCTTGCTATGCACAAGAGGATCAGTGTGATCCAAATGATGGAGACTGTTTTAGAGAGCCGTTTGCTGGTGTCATGACTGGCGAGGATGACCATTGTCC GGTTGAAAAAATGCAAGCAACATTAGACAAAGATCCAGAGATAAAAGCTGAAGTCGAGGCTGCGAAATTAGCAATTGCTCACTTGACAAAACCTCCTGTTTCTCC AGTTGATCTTGGAATTCCATTGTGTTACAAGACATATTCAATATTGAAAGTGCCTCCAAAAATATGGATAAAGAACGGTGGTTGTTATTTCCATTGGTATTATGTGAAAAGCCAAATAACCTATGTAAACTGTGGAca CAAACAACGCTGCAGCAATTTGCCATGTTCTATGCTGTGGTCCCCATCTTTCTGTTATCCTGCCAACTTCTTGTCACTGAAACTATACATGTTTTGTCCACATCTAAAACCGAAATACTGGTATCCATACTACGTCCGCCTTCCTCAGTGTTGTGAATGTAGGAGAACCTATTGTTGGTGGCTGCAAGCGACCCAGAGTCCCAAATGA
- the LOC134723675 gene encoding uncharacterized protein LOC134723675: MLFHTILVVLVLLYKFVDAEVADPTRICTPPIPEDDDYFKDLEQGDKEIRAEINRSLDRETTLKVETDRAVNELMFEANPVFVWTVGMCKYKYLSYVPSKQVWYQGKMCYVLHYFWYQIWKYLDCPKQLCSHVPCNQWTPYVYRCVPSCKRSFYMWIACPTGHHSFPYKYIRIEKRLPQCCECKRYKC, translated from the exons ATGTTGTTTCACACAATTCTC GTTGTGTTAGTTTTGCTGTATAAATTTGTTGATGCTGAGGTTGCCGATCCTACAAGAATATGTACACCACCAATACCCGAAGACGACGATTATTTTAAGGACTTAGAACAGGGAGATAAAGAAATAAG aGCTGAAATAAATAGAAGTTTAGATAGGGAAACAACGCTTAAGGTAGAAACAGATAGAGCTGTCAATGAGTTAATGTTTGAAGCTAATCCAGT GTTTGTATGGACGGTTGGAATGTGTAAATATAAATACCTGTCTTACGTCCCTTCCAAACAAGTCTGGTACCAAGGGAAAATGTGTTATGTCTTGCATTACTTCTGGTATCAAATCTGGAAATACTTGGATTGTCC tAAGCAACTTTGCAGTCACGTTCCGTGTAATCAATGGACCCCATACGTGTACAGATGTGTTCCGTCTTGTAAGCGTTCCTTCTATATGTGGATAGCTTGTCCCACTGGTCACCATAGTTTCCCGTATAAGTACATCAGAATAGAGAAAAGGTTACCACAATGTTGTGAATGTAAGAGATACAAGTGCTGA